The sequence AGGTCACATAAATCGTACAGGCGACTAAAAAGACCTTTTCAACGGTCCGGTAGGTCCCCTTAACCACAAGCCACCAGATTAGCAGGGCGCCAATAGGGACGGAAATATATTTATTGACTCCGAAAATTTCCATGGCCGCCGCCCATCCGGCGAATTCTGCGACTGTATTTCCCAAATCAGTCAAAAGGAGAAGAATCATCAGGTAAAAAGTGACCTTAATCCCATAATTTTCACGAATTAAATCAGCCAGCCCTTTACCCGTAACGACACCCATGCGGGAGGCCATCTCCTGAATAATAATCAGGGCAACCGTTATGGGAATCAACGTCCAGAGAAGGGAATAGCCAAATTGAGCGCCTGCAAGGGAGTAAGTGGTTATTCCACCCGCATCATTGTCGACATTGGCTGTAATAATCCCCGGGCCAATGATTGAAAGAAATAAAAGGATTTTTTTCCGATTCATAAGTCAGACAGAATGAAATTTAAGTATTTCGAAGGTAATAGCTCATGAGCAGGTCCACCACATCATCTACCGTGACAATCCCGAGAAGTTTTTTTTCTTCATCCAAAACCGGAATGGCTAAAAGGTTATATTTAGAAATCAACGAGGCCACTTCCCTCTGGGGCGAATGGGGCGCGACAAATTTAATATGGGTCGTCATCCCAACCGATATTTTTTGATCCCAGCGGGAGAGCAACAAATCCCGTAACGAACAGATTCCCAGTAATGTGCTTTGTTCATCAATCACATAAAGATAGTAAATGGTTTCAACTTCACGGCCTGTTTCTTTTATTTTCAAGATGGCTTCGTCACAGGTAAAATCCGGAGAGACCGTAAAAACCTCGGTGGTCATCATCCCGCCCGCCGTATCTTCCTGATGCTCCAGCAATTCCTGAAGCTCCGCGGCCTCTTCTTTTTCCATTGCCTGAATAATTTGCTGGGCGCTCTTTTCGGACAAATCTCCCAGAACGTCTGCCGCTTCATCGGGGGGCATGATTTCCAGAATATCCGATGCCTCTCCCCGATCCATTTTCTCGACGATTTTCACCTGCGTATCGGGGTCCAATTCAGACAAGGTCCTGGCAGCCGTATTTTTATCAAGGGACTTAAACAACAGTTCTCTTTCTTTCATCGAGACCTGCTCCATGATATGGGCGATGTCCTGAGGGAGAAGCTGTGCCACCTTTTGGCGGGAAATATTTAATTCGAGCCTTCTTAGTTGAGGTTGAATCGGCCCCACAAACGCCCAGCTGATGAGATTCTTAGATCCCTTTTCATCGAATTTTTTTCGCCACCACTCCCGGGTTTTTCCGCCTAACAGTCTTCTTAAAATCCCCCCCACGCCAACGTCGGCTGAAGTCAGCGACAGGGTTCCTTTAATATCCTGAAGTTCCAGATCGTTTACCCTTACGACCTTGGCCCCGTGGATATCGACAATTTGTTTATCCAAAATATCCCTTTTAATCAGAATTTCCTGGCGGGTGAGCTCAACGGGCATCCGGTCGGATTTTGAAACTTTTGTTGAAATAAACCGGCGGTTATAAATCAGAACCATTTCCCAGGGTAAAATATAGTCTTTGCGGAAACCATATAAAATGGATGAAACCTTCGGAAATATTTCTCCGCCCGCAATGAAAAAATCTTTTACCCGCCCGATTTCTTCACCCGATTGGTCGAGAACCGGAATTCCAAGCAATTCGCTGACATAAACCGAACCGTTACTCATATCCGAGACTTTTCAAAATTTGATCGTTATTTTTCCAGTTTTCACTGACTTCTACCCAGGTTTCAAGGTAGACTTTTCTTCCGATTATTTTTTCCAGCTCCAGGCGGGCTTCGGTTCCAATCTTTTTTAACGATTCGCCTCTTCGTCCGATTAAAATCCCTTTTTGAGAAGCCCGGTCAACATAGATGACCGCCTTAATCGAAACCTGATTTTTTTCGGGTTTTTCCTCATAGGTTTCGATCTTTACGGCAACCGAATAAGGGACCTCCTGGTAGACTTTCTGAATAATTTTTTCCCGAATAACCTCAGCGGCAATAAAACGAAGCGGTTGATCGGTGTATTCATCCTCCGGGAAAAGCGGAGGTCCTTCCGGCAGATAGGCCTTCGCAACATTCATAAGGTGGTCAATATTCTCATTTTTTGACGCCGAAACCGGAATAATTTCATTGAAAGAGTGTGTTCTTGTTATTTCGCCAATCACGGGAAGGAGTTCTTCCCTTGAGACGAGATCGGCCTTGGTGATGACCAAAAAAATGGGTTTCCCCTGGTCCTGAGCCCCTTTTTTTTGATCTTTCCTGACAAATTCGACCAAATCGGCGTCCATCGCCAATCCCTTTTTTCCCATTTCCATCAACAAGAAAATCAAATCCGCTTCCAAAATGACATTAACCGCATTTCGCACCATCGATTCGTTTAACTTGGATTTAGGTTTATGGAGACCGGGGGTATCGATTAACAAAAATTGAGCATCCGGATCGGTTCTGATTCCCAGGATTCGATTTCTGGTGGTCTGCGGTTTATCTGAAACAATCGCCAGTTTTTCTCCCAGAATTCGATTTAACAGCGTCGACTTTCCCACATTAGGCCGTCCAATCAAGCCAATGGAACCGGTTTTAAAAACGCCGGGAACCGGTGTTTTCTCTTCTTTTTTAACTTTCATTTCTCCATCTGATGAAAAGGAAATAATTTAATTTTTTTTACGAAATAACAACAGGATATATAACATAGAAAGGAGGGATCAGCAAGCTCGAACCGGATTTTTTTCAAGACACCTCAAACGGGAGTCTCTCTATCAAATATCCCGTTTCTTCTCTTCAAACTCTTTTTTCGAATTTTTTAAATTTTCTCCTTTGCCAGACAAGATAAATGGCTGGAATAACAAAAAGGGTTAAGAACGTGGTAGACACCATTCCTCCCACCATCGGGACGGCGATCCGTTTCATCACCTCGGCGCCGGTTCCGTGACTCCACAAAATAGGGACCAACCCCGCTATAATCGCCGTTGCCGTCATGACAATCGGACGGATCCGTCTCACAGCCCCTTCAACGATTCCCTCAATTAATTCTGTTTCATTTTCCAGGCTTCCTTTTTCTTGCCGGGTCTTTAAAGCCTGGTCCAGATAAACAATCATAATCACCCCGATCTCGGTTGCTACCCCTGCTAAAGCAATAAAACCGACCCAGACGGCGACGCTCAGGTTGTAATGCAACGAAAAAAGATTCAGGATATAAAGGAGAAGCACTCCTCCGATTAAAGAAAAAGGAACCGTTAAAAGAACCAGAAAGGACCTGCTGATTGAATTAAAATTTAAATAAAGCAAGACAAAGATGGCCAGAAGGGTCAATGGAATAATAATTTTAAATCGTTCTTTTGCTCTTAAAAGATATTGATAAGAACCGACCCAGCCTAATGTCGTCCCTTTCAGGTCTATTTTTTGGGAAATCTTTTCTTTAGCCTCCTGAACATACCCTCCCAGGTCTCGCCCGGTGACATCCACATAAACGATCCCCGCAAGGGAACCATTCTCATCCTTGATCATGGGAGCCCCTGTGGATATTGAAATATCCGCCAATTGAACCATTGGAATCTGAACCCCTGTCGGGGCAGGGACCAGAACTCTCCCTAACTTATTGATATCATCTCTCAATTCCTGCGGGTACCGGACATTGACGGAATACCTTTCCCGGCCGGAAATAATCGTGGTCACATTCACCCCTCCGATCGCGGATTCGATGATCTCTTCAATATCCGAAACAGAAAGATCGTACCGGGCCGCCTTCTGCCGGTCGATTTTAAAATCAATAAAATAGCCGCCGCTGACCCTTTCAGAAAAAGCGCTCCGCGTTCCTGGAATTCCGCTCAGCACCCCTTCAATTTCACTTCCAATACGGTTAATGTCATCCAGATCCTTCCCATAGATTTTAATTCCAAGGGCGCTCCTCACCCCGGTTGCCAGCATTTCCGTCCGGGTTTGAATCGGCATCCAAAAAATATTGGGGATTCCCGGAAAACGGACGGCCTGGTCCATCTCGGAGATGAGCTTCTCCTGCGTCATTCCGGGTCTCCATTGATCTTCCGGTTTCAAAGTAATGGTGGTTTCGCCCATTGAAATAGGGGCAGAATCGGTTGAGGTATCGGCCCGTCCTATTTTTCCGAAAACGGTCTCCACTTCCGGAATCCGCTTCAATAAAGCATCCTGTTGCTGGAGAATCTGCGAGGCTTTCGTAATAGAGATTCCCGGAAGGGTAGTCGGCATATAAAGAATGGTCCCTTCATTTAAAGGGGGCATAAACTCGGACCCCATCTTCAAAAAAATGGGGATGGTCAGAAAAAACAGGGCCACCGCTGATGCCACGATGATCACCGGGCGTTTCAAAACAAACCGAAGAGCAGGCTCATAGAGGCGAATTAAAAAACGGTTAATCGGATTTTTGGCAACAGGCGTGATTTTTCCCCTGATTAAGAAGACCATCAGCAAAGGGATCAGAGTAATGGAAAGAAACGCCGAGAAAAACATGGAGAAGGTTTTGGTAAACGCTAAAGGTTTAAAAAGCCTTCCTTCCTGGGCCTCCAGCGTAAAAATCGGCATAAAGGAAACGGTGATAATCAAGAGTGAAAAAAAGAGCGGTTTTCCCAATTCTTTGGCGGCCGCCAGAATCACTTCTGACCGTTTTTTTTCAGGCTCTTCTTCAAGACGCCGATGGGCATTTTCAATCATCACAATGGCGCCATCTGCCATGGCCCCGATCGCTATGGCAATCCCTCCCAAAGACATCACATTCGAGGTCAGATGAAGCAGAGACATGGCGATAAAGGAGAGGAGGATGGCAATCGGAAGGCTGATAATCGCCACGAGGGCTGACCGGAAATGGAATAAAAAAATAATCGTGACCCCGCTCACCACCAGCGTTACTTCAATGAGTTTTTCTTTCAGTGTCGCAATGGCCCGTAAAATCAGACCCGAACGATCATAGGTCGGAACGATTTTAAGCCCTGTCGGCAGACCGGATTGAATCTCGGCTATTTTTTCCTTGACCCGTTCGATGACTTTCAAGGCATTTTCACCGTACCGCATAATCACAATCCCGCCGACGACTTCTCCTTCGCC comes from Nitrospirota bacterium and encodes:
- a CDS encoding CBS domain-containing protein; translation: MSNGSVYVSELLGIPVLDQSGEEIGRVKDFFIAGGEIFPKVSSILYGFRKDYILPWEMVLIYNRRFISTKVSKSDRMPVELTRQEILIKRDILDKQIVDIHGAKVVRVNDLELQDIKGTLSLTSADVGVGGILRRLLGGKTREWWRKKFDEKGSKNLISWAFVGPIQPQLRRLELNISRQKVAQLLPQDIAHIMEQVSMKERELLFKSLDKNTAARTLSELDPDTQVKIVEKMDRGEASDILEIMPPDEAADVLGDLSEKSAQQIIQAMEKEEAAELQELLEHQEDTAGGMMTTEVFTVSPDFTCDEAILKIKETGREVETIYYLYVIDEQSTLLGICSLRDLLLSRWDQKISVGMTTHIKFVAPHSPQREVASLISKYNLLAIPVLDEEKKLLGIVTVDDVVDLLMSYYLRNT
- the era gene encoding GTPase Era, whose amino-acid sequence is MKVKKEEKTPVPGVFKTGSIGLIGRPNVGKSTLLNRILGEKLAIVSDKPQTTRNRILGIRTDPDAQFLLIDTPGLHKPKSKLNESMVRNAVNVILEADLIFLLMEMGKKGLAMDADLVEFVRKDQKKGAQDQGKPIFLVITKADLVSREELLPVIGEITRTHSFNEIIPVSASKNENIDHLMNVAKAYLPEGPPLFPEDEYTDQPLRFIAAEVIREKIIQKVYQEVPYSVAVKIETYEEKPEKNQVSIKAVIYVDRASQKGILIGRRGESLKKIGTEARLELEKIIGRKVYLETWVEVSENWKNNDQILKSLGYE
- a CDS encoding efflux RND transporter permease subunit, whose amino-acid sequence is MIERMIDYSGKNPLIVLLGVVFLSVWGYWAVIHTPLDAIPDLSDVQVIVYTEWEGRSPNLIEDQITYPIVTSMLGAPKVKYVRGSSDFGFSYVYIVFEDGTDMYWARSRVLEFMSKVSGKLPEGVRPVLGPDATGVGWVYEYALVDHSGKRSLADIRAYQDWTLKYQLQSIPGVAEVASVGGFEKQYQVHVNPQRLLALNIPFTRVTQAIRMANKDVGGRSIELSEREYMVRGQGYIKSLTDLELIPLGVSKSGVPILLKDISHVTVGPEMRRGVTELNGEGEVVGGIVIMRYGENALKVIERVKEKIAEIQSGLPTGLKIVPTYDRSGLILRAIATLKEKLIEVTLVVSGVTIIFLFHFRSALVAIISLPIAILLSFIAMSLLHLTSNVMSLGGIAIAIGAMADGAIVMIENAHRRLEEEPEKKRSEVILAAAKELGKPLFFSLLIITVSFMPIFTLEAQEGRLFKPLAFTKTFSMFFSAFLSITLIPLLMVFLIRGKITPVAKNPINRFLIRLYEPALRFVLKRPVIIVASAVALFFLTIPIFLKMGSEFMPPLNEGTILYMPTTLPGISITKASQILQQQDALLKRIPEVETVFGKIGRADTSTDSAPISMGETTITLKPEDQWRPGMTQEKLISEMDQAVRFPGIPNIFWMPIQTRTEMLATGVRSALGIKIYGKDLDDINRIGSEIEGVLSGIPGTRSAFSERVSGGYFIDFKIDRQKAARYDLSVSDIEEIIESAIGGVNVTTIISGRERYSVNVRYPQELRDDINKLGRVLVPAPTGVQIPMVQLADISISTGAPMIKDENGSLAGIVYVDVTGRDLGGYVQEAKEKISQKIDLKGTTLGWVGSYQYLLRAKERFKIIIPLTLLAIFVLLYLNFNSISRSFLVLLTVPFSLIGGVLLLYILNLFSLHYNLSVAVWVGFIALAGVATEIGVIMIVYLDQALKTRQEKGSLENETELIEGIVEGAVRRIRPIVMTATAIIAGLVPILWSHGTGAEVMKRIAVPMVGGMVSTTFLTLFVIPAIYLVWQRRKFKKFEKRV